AAGAACGCTTTCAGCTTTTCAAACGGAATGATATCCACCTGATCGTAGAGGTCGGTGTGGCTGGCACCGGGGATGATGAGCAGTTCCTTGTTGTCCCCGGTCAGCTTGCCGTACGCGGTCTCGCTGAAATAGCGGGAGTGCGCCTTCTCGCCGTGCACCAGCAACACGGCGGAGCGGATCTCGCTGCTGTATTGCAAAAGCGGCATATTCAAAAAGGACAGCGAAGACGTCACATTCCAGCCACCGTTGGAGTTCAGGCTGCGGGGATGGTAACCTCGCGGAGTCTTGTAGTAGGCGTAATAGTCCTTCACGAACTGCGGCGCGTCCTCCGGCAGCGGATCGACCACGCCGCCCGCCAGCGCATAACTGCCGTTTCTATAGTCCTCGGTGCGCTGCGCGCTCAGCGCCTTACGCTTCTCGAAGCGCGCCTGTTCGGAGTCCTCGGCGTCGAAGTAGCCGTTGGCGGTCACGCGGGTCATGTCGTACATCGTCATAGCAGCAGTAGCCTTGATGCGGGTGTCGATGGCTGCGGCGTTGATTGCCATGCCGCCCCAACCGCAGATGCCGATGATGCCGATGCGCTCCGGATCGACGTTTTCCTGTACCGAAAGGAAGTCCACCGCCGCGCAGAAGTCCTCGGTGTTGATGTCCGGCGATGCCACATAGCGGGGCGTGCCGCCGCTCTCCCCGGTATAGGACGGGTCGAAGGCAAGCGTGTAAAAGCCCAGTTCCGCCATCTTCTGCGCATAAAGGCCGGACGATTGCTCCTTCACCGCGCCAAACGGACCGCTGACGGCGATTGCGGGCAGCTTGCCTTCCGCGTTCTTCGGCACGTACACATCAGCCGCCAGCGTGATGCCGTATCGGTTATGGAAGGTCACCTTGCGGTGCCCCACCATATCGCTTTTAGGGAACACCTTGTCCCATTCCTGCGTCAGTTTCAACTGCTCCATGCCTAAGCCTCCTTGACAGTCGCTTTAAGGTATTGCTCGTCGTCCACGGGCTCCAACCACTCGTTGGAGGTCTCCTCGCCTGGAACTTCCACCGCAAGATGGGAGAACCAACTGTCAGGCGCCGCACCGTGCCAGTGCTTTACGCCCGCGGGAATATTCACTACATCGCCAGGGCACAGCTCTTGTG
This sequence is a window from Parafannyhessea umbonata. Protein-coding genes within it:
- a CDS encoding alpha/beta hydrolase — protein: MEQLKLTQEWDKVFPKSDMVGHRKVTFHNRYGITLAADVYVPKNAEGKLPAIAVSGPFGAVKEQSSGLYAQKMAELGFYTLAFDPSYTGESGGTPRYVASPDINTEDFCAAVDFLSVQENVDPERIGIIGICGWGGMAINAAAIDTRIKATAAMTMYDMTRVTANGYFDAEDSEQARFEKRKALSAQRTEDYRNGSYALAGGVVDPLPEDAPQFVKDYYAYYKTPRGYHPRSLNSNGGWNVTSSLSFLNMPLLQYSSEIRSAVLLVHGEKAHSRYFSETAYGKLTGDNKELLIIPGASHTDLYDQVDIIPFEKLKAFFGEYLK